One genomic window of Paenisporosarcina antarctica includes the following:
- a CDS encoding nitroreductase family protein codes for MNGQSLSVRDAILQRRSIKNFNGQPVERETLLAVLEDAKWAPNHGNREPWRMVVACDMELKELHTVLRDFGVAKWKELSEDELTKQMKKFTSAGAYAFVVVKEDVRQKERLEDYAATSSYIQNAQLLAWDLGIGACWKTPPFIDAPKFREALGINPGERIISMLQFGYYDEMPKAKPRKAVEDFITFFGSN; via the coding sequence ATGAATGGACAATCATTATCAGTACGTGACGCAATACTTCAACGTCGCTCAATTAAAAACTTTAATGGACAACCAGTAGAACGTGAAACGCTTTTAGCCGTATTAGAAGATGCAAAATGGGCTCCAAATCACGGGAATCGTGAACCATGGAGAATGGTTGTTGCTTGTGATATGGAATTGAAAGAACTTCATACAGTATTACGAGACTTCGGTGTTGCGAAGTGGAAAGAGCTTTCTGAAGATGAATTAACAAAACAAATGAAGAAATTCACTTCTGCAGGAGCTTATGCATTTGTCGTTGTTAAAGAAGATGTGCGTCAAAAAGAAAGATTGGAAGATTATGCAGCTACTAGTAGCTACATTCAAAATGCGCAATTATTAGCATGGGACTTGGGAATCGGAGCTTGCTGGAAAACACCTCCATTTATAGATGCACCAAAATTCCGTGAAGCTCTTGGCATAAACCCAGGAGAACGCATCATAAGCATGCTGCAATTTGGTTATTATGATGAAATGCCAAAAGCAAAACCTCGTAAAGCTGTCGAAGATTTCATTACATTCTTCGGTTCAAACTAA